A window of Eucalyptus grandis isolate ANBG69807.140 chromosome 4, ASM1654582v1, whole genome shotgun sequence genomic DNA:
TATAATATTCttattgtgtcaattcagttttgaCGCCAAAATGATTGATGCGgtgacaaatttctttttctgaaaatgagtGACAACATACAAAATCGTATTGACTTTTATAATTAATCATTTCTAATTTGTGTCGgatttgaatttcttgataaaTTTGTTTTGTATTGAGTCGAATTCTCTTGTTATCTTAAGAACGCGGCATCATATCGTATTAGAAATGGCCGAACATCAGTGAAGATAACCATAGATTCTTGACTTTCTGCGAGCTAGCATCAGTACTTTCGatcttttgtaaaattttacaGACACGAATGTGTAGACTTATTGTCGACCATAACCATCAAGCTCGTACTTCAGGCTGGTTCAAATGAACACATTGACATGCATTCACTCGAAACATCCGAAGTTGCTCGAGTATTATACCCTAAAGGCTTTGTTAACAAGTGCCTCCAAAACACTTGCAAAACAAACGAGGTAAATattccattttcaaaatattaattatccATCGTCATGAAAATAATCACAACATTGAAATTGCAAATTATCCTTTCTGATAACTTGAGGGGGATGCTCTCTAACGAAATCCTATCCAACTAGCTCATCCCATTGACCTCAAGGAAGAGCACTCATCATGTTGATTGCCGACAATTGATGGAAGCAGCCATTTGTTTGACTATGTGTCGAAACTACATAAGCGATCCGAATAAGTTTTAACAAGAAAGTTCCTCGAATACTCGAGCTACAGCCATCTGAAGATTGGCTTGATGGTTATGAAAGAATTGCAGACTGAGCAGGGTATAGATGCCAACCCAAAAAATGCACGAAAAGTGAGTGCTGCAAACTCCATATTCAATCTGGTGGTTCATCTCATCCAAATACTACATGTGATATTCATAAAGCTAAACTTTGCTTTAGTAAACCAATAACAAAGGGCCTAACATGACAAAAAACAATGCATAACTAGAAAGAACAAGCATATTCCGTAGCTTACTATAGGATTTTGgtaatatattataatgaaaACCTGCTCCCGACGCCCAGAAGTTGTAGCATCAATAGCATCTCCCTTCCAAGGACAAGGGCCTCAGACTTCATTTCTTTTGAACCCAGCAAAGCAACCCCAAGGGCAGGGTAACCTCTAGGCCGTTTTGGATAGAAAATATTGGTACCTCCAGGCAGCATCTGAGAACCCTGGCGATAGGCCCGAGTCTCACTGCTGAGCACATTGTACTCGTGGCATTGAGTGttcatcgtcgtcgtcatcatcatcatcctcaacatAAGCCTCACGCTGACGGTGACGGTGCTGCCGTCTTGACTCTTCCTCCATGTTGACATCATGTAAGGTGGTCTCCTCACACTGGTCCACCTCCTTGTTTGACAAAGTCCTGCCCTGCCTTGGTGGTAAGACTTTCTCCAGAGCCTGGCATCTATCTAGGGACAGAGCCCCCGCGTCTGGGAATTCAATATTAAAGTGTATGAACAGTCGGCCCTTCATGAAGGGCCTCTGGTGCTGAGGCATTCCCTCATCATTAATCACTTTGAATTGACCTGCAAAGCAAAGGAAATTATTGAGCAATCAAAGCTGGTTCACAACAgactactttcttttttttggtccgaATTCATAACTGACTTTTAATGCAAGATTAATCATCGGGGCAAAATTTACCAGGCTTAATAATCTCTCCAGGGTTAGATTTGATGAGAAGCTGCCTGCCATCAAGATGGGTCAGGACAAATTGAAACCCACAGAGTGCCTCAGTCAAACTTAGTGTGTGCTCCACCTCAAGATCATCAATTTTCCTCTTGAACTTGGGATGCTCCTTTTCTTGCACGACAAAAACAATGTCTCCAGTAATAGTGTCGGGCTGCAAAATAGGGATGGAAACATGTGAGGTCTCATTTTTTAATTGCATAATTAGCAACAATAAAGTCAAAACAAAGTGTTGcaccaaaagacaaaaagcaaaaaaccGTTGTGAGGAAGCCATCTCAAATCCCCAATCCCATCAACCATACCAACTTCTCCAATATGAATTATCTAATTATTGAAAACCAAATTATGGGACTGCAACCACATTCTTGATACCCCAGCCAAAGGTAATACAGTGGAATACTAAATCAATTAATTCAACACTGAAGGCACACGTAGAATATCAACATATTGATGACATACGGCTTCATCTGCTTGTCCCTCGAACACGACTTTCTGGCCGTCCTTCATCCCCTTCTCAACATGCGCCTCAAACACCTTCTTCTCTTGAGACACCTTGCTTCCTAGGCATTGGCGGCACCTATCCTTCTCACTAATAGCCTCACCTGTATCAACATGAAATAAAGTAAAGGGGTTAAATATATTCCTTTCTTCTGCATTTACGGTTTAACATAGGGATTTCATATTCTATACAGCATGCATAACCCATTTGTGACACAACCCAACTTTATCACAATTGTTATGGGTACTTAATATAGACTTTGAAAGATTGACCATCCATCCACTCAATGCTCATAGATTTGGGCTGTGTAAAAAATGAGTCAAATAGGCTGCATAACTAAAATTAGtcataaatgaaaatttggAGAAGGGAATTATTGCAATAATCAAATTGAGTGCAGATTTCTTGCCTGTGCCTTCACATTCAGAACAGACATGTTGCATTTGTTGAATCATTCCCATTCCAATGTGGCGTGTCGTCACCTTCATTCCTTTACCTTGGCATCCATAACATCGGCTAGTGGCTCCACTTTTTGAACCTTTCCTGAAACATGAAAGCTTGTTAAATTTCAAGCACACTAAACATCCCATTAAACATTACCAACTGACTCGAGTTTCAAAAACAATAGCCAGAATCCTTCTTTTCTCCTCCAGTTGTCTAACAACAGTAAGCTGCACAAGCATTCATTTTGGGATGATAGGTGGGTAGGTTTCAGAAcaaaacctagaacctaccttgGCAATTGGTTCCCCATTTCTGGAACCAAATCAGCTGTTGTTAGCATATAGCCAGGAATTGACTCTACCCCTTTTTATAACTTTAAACAAACTCTAAGTAATATAGATATAATTTAATGATTGCATGTCAACGACCTTTGAGATAATTGAGTCACTGAATCTGGGCCACCCAAGTTCAATTCCCATGTCTAACACATCTATTTTATttagataaagtaaaaatagGTTAAGATCCAATTCAAACCGATTCTACCCAATAATTAACAGATCACGATTTAAGATCGGGAACTGAATCAATCAAGGCCAGTACACCATTTTTCAACCATGAAACTAGCTGGTCCCCTTCTGAACTGGCATGAAACCGATCGGGTAAGGCCAGTTAGTCCGCTTTTGAAGTAGTCCGCTTTCGAAGTTGAACTGGCTAGGTTGCTTGTTCTGTATTATCATTTACCATTTTGGAGTATCTCCATCTCCATGATCTTCCATCCTCATCATTCATTCTTAAGACTCTCCATGCACTCAAATTCCATCAGTAAAGAACTAGCATTTAGCTTAAGAAGATCATATTTTCAGACAAAGTGCTTAATCGACAGATAAAAGAGAGTACAGCAGATGGATCTGATGGTAAATGGCCGGAAACTCTTTTCACGAGTTTCAACCACAAACCGACTCTTTCCCCACATTTTTAGATGCAATCCAGCCcttcaaacttcaaaatttagCGAAAGAAGTCAACAATGGAACATACCCTTTGCATTTGGGGCACAATACATTCCTGGAAAGAGAAAGTTTCTTCATAGTCCCATTGTACAAGTCCTCCAAAGAAACTTTCAGAACCTGCACTACATCCTCCCCTTGTTTCTGCCTTCTCCTTCTAGAACTACTGGCACCtgacataaaattttttaaatcatccatgaaaacaATTCCCcaataaaagcaaaaattcaCAGgcataatttctttaaaaagagCTTCAGATTAGTTCACTCACCACCAAATCGTCCACCGAATCCTCCACCAAAGAAAGAGTCTCCACCGAAGAATgattcaaaaatatcaaatggaTCATGACCAGCACTACCCCCTCCCATTCCCTCTTTAAGTGCATCTTCGCCATATTGGTCATACATATCTCTTTTCTCTGGATCACTAAGAACTTCATAAGCTTGAGCCAACTCCTTGAACTAATCCATATTaacagagaaaagaataaatgaatGGCAATTAATGAATCTTACATAAAAGTGCATGTTACTTCCAATCCTTCACTTTGAAAAGTAATTCTGCCACTATACTACAATGCTACCATCAAATACTACCTTAAAGCACTCATAAAATGCATACAGATTACTGTCCTGCTGTACTATGAGTAATCCAGTAAAACTTCTACCCCAACATGTGTAAATCTGTCATGATCACTTTTTATAGATGGCAATTGATGGGCATGAGCACCTTTCGAATGTTTGCaaaaacaattttccttttgaattgaCGAAAAATCTGAATATCAGATAGGACTAAAGAGATATCCACCAGAGGAAAACTAAAACATCTCACATTTTCATACTTCAATCAAGATATAAAATCCATTATTCATGTGGAAATCTGTTtattcaattctttctttatttcaccTTCTCTATTTCTATGACATTGGATAAGTATATTGTGGATGTGACAGAAACCTAGGCATTTGTAAGTTTAACTTGTAAACTCTTTGAGTTGATCATGTTCCACAGATAAGCACCTTCATGGTTATATTTGCTTAATTAATGACAATGTTTGTGAAATGTGTTTTGAGATGCACTGTCATCCATGTTGAACGGGAGTCTTTTCAAAACCTTTCAGTTTCTGTTGATAGTATCCATtcattttttgggtaaaggcCTTAATTTTATTGTGGGGATGGTTTTTTGGGGtgtgtttttgctttttttttttttgggggggagggaaTCGTGCATACTATATGGAGCTGGTCGATTTTGCATGAAGAGACTGTTTCAAAACACCTCCTCAGCGAGATCTTGTGGGGAAGGGGCTGAAGAATTTCAGACATAAAATCCATACATGAGTATAATAACGATATGACAAACAAACTATTTACCTTTTCAGGATCACCACCTTTGTCAGGATGATTCTTTATGGCACTTTTTCGATATGCCTTCTTAAGTTCATCTTGACTGGCATTTTTTGGGACACCAAGTACTTCGTAGTATTTGGTGTTATCACTCTTCCTTGGAACACGCCCAAACATGATTATATCACTTTATGAACACCAATCTGGAAGCAGAAACACTCAAATTGGTTACCAGGGATCTTAATCTATCTTTTTTAAAGGAAAGTTTACAGGGCCAAATCTAATTCTCAGAGAATGATTACAACCGTTAAGCAAACAATCAGCAATGCTTGCCACCAAGTGGACCTTGCCCACAATAATATTCTTTCAGTAGCTAGAGGTACATCAAACAGAAATACATGCATACTAAAGACAGCGAAAACGACAATAAAGAGCCACCACTTCAAGAACAAGCAATACAAAGTAAAGTTCATGAACAGAAATCTTAGTCCAGTTATCACCTTAAACTTCCACTAGAAGACAAAACTACTGATTTTGCTTGGTATTCTCTCTAGTGCTGGAGCAATTTGATTGTTACCAAAACTTAGTCGCCACTGGTGGCAAAGAAAAATTCTATcaccccaccaaaaaaaaaaactccaaggCTTAAAAGAAGAGAGTTCCGTCTACAAGAAGCTGGAAGAGCTTTAGCAATTGGATACATCCATCTCTCCTACCTGACATTAACTATTCTGATTAATGCGCCATTCGATACTAACCAAAAATCACTTGTACTCCCATATAACACATTGGAAAAACTAACAAAAGATCATTTATTCATGTAACGTTAGATTTTCTCAAAACAATTAATCACACCCAAAATTAAATTCACCATTTTAAGaataaaacaacaaacaaaaaaagattgtAACTTCATATGCACAATAGATAAAGGAATCTTCAAAGGAAATGGGCATAAAGTTGTCCTGGCTAAAAGTCGCATTTCCTACGCAATTGTAAATAAGCTTCTTCTCTCTATGCTATCAATAGAAAATACCAGGGAGTATCAATTCccatggaaaagaaaggcaTTTATCATACTAGCATAATCAAGTTGTCAAATGCCATCAACTACATAACTTCTTTTTAAACCAAACTTCACAATAAAACTTCTGGGTCAACTTCAATCCACCATAGTTAAAATTCAGAGCGAAGAAACAGAACGGGCATTAGTTTCTTCACTTCCCTACACTCCTCCACGACTGACCCTTACAAAATCTCGTACTTGTCACATCTCAGCATACAAAACGGTGCATCAGTAGCAATCTCTACAACACTCCATCCCCTAGCTCACAACACCAGAGCAGCTCCGCGAAACACGAAGAGCCGACCTACCCAGCAAATCCTCTCACTCGCCACCACCTAGATCAGGGACTACTCGAAGCGGTCACGTCCACATACCGCCAGTAAATCAGACAACCCTATACATATCACCCTTTCAGAAAGCAGAACCCAGAACGTTCCCCGCCGAACGAATTGAATTCATCAAGCGAAAAGATTAAACAACCACTGCCTCGACATACGCGCAGTCGCGACACCCGATTCCACCATAAAACAAGGAGGCGATCGATCATGGGCAGCCTCGAAAAGTACCAAAACCAACGCCGGAGCGCTCAAAATCAGATCTTCACGCGATAAACCGAAACCACAAGCGATCTTGATTTCGACGCATGAACCAAAAAAGCAAGCACAGAAAGAAAGATCCATACCTGGACGACCAAGGCTCAGCCAGCAAGAAGAAGAGCGAGGAACCCACCAAggcaggaagagagagaaagcgagggATGcagttctagagagagagagagagagagagagagagggagggagggaggcagaCGAAGAGTCTTTGCTCGCCTTCCTCGAAGCCTATCGGGGACAAAGAGGGAGAAGACCGAAGAGAGGGGGTCATCTGCTATTGGCGGATTTCCTCTCgtactaggtttttttttttttttttagttttttaaatgcTTATTTTTCAGAAAGACGGTGCCTACCAGTAAAGAAACGTAAGTTTTTCGAATTCTGATTGGTGGATGTTTGTCATGGTATTTACAATTTAGCACACGCTAGAAAAAAATCCAAGTTGAGTCGTCCATGTTTCTTTTGACTTTGGCTTTTCCAATGGTCTAAAGtgcattcaaaatattttctttctcactATGAAATGGGGATCGTGAATAATATTTCCTACGTTGAATTAAGCTGACCTTTCACGATCGAGTAATAGCATATCtttcaatttcaagaaaaaaaattcggtCTAAAGTCTTTGCTATTGACGGATTTCCTCTCGTacaaggtttttctttttttcttttgaatatatattttaatttttttagttttttaaacgTTTTATTTTCAGAAAGGTCGGTGCCTACTGCCTACCAGTAAAGAAAGGTAAGTTTTCGAATTCAGATTGGTGAATGTTTGTCATGGTATTTACAACTTAGTACACACTAGAAAAAAGCCAAGTTGAGTAGTCCATGTGTCATTTGACTTTGGCTTTTCCAATGGTCTAAAGtgcattcaaaatattttctttcttactaTGGAATGGGGATCATGAATAATCTTTCCCATGTTGAATTAAGCTGACCTTATAACGGCATATCTTTcaacttcaagaaaaaaaattcagtctAGAGTCCCTAAACAAAGTACGTGGGTACATTTGTGAAATCCAGTGATCGATGATAACTCACGCTTCGTAATGTTAAATATTATTTCGCtttatcaaataataataaatataaagtaAAGGCCACTTTGTAATATCCCCGTTTACATAGAAGATCATCAAACATGAATATAAATTGACCGGAAGGACATGGATCTTTAAAAAAGAACGTAGAAACTAACCCTTTACATGCTCTTGTTCGATACATACATACCCCTCTATACACTTACGTTTTATACATTCAAAGcaatagaggaagaaaaaacataGAAAGATGGTAATAAGACACAAACGAATGAAAAATTTACGTTCTATCTAAATGAACTAGTTGTAATCATCAACtgcaattatttttctaataatccAAAGGCATGGCTATGGAGCGGCTAAGAGGGTCATGAAACACTTTGCACGTCCCATAAACTGATTAAATACGGGCTTTTAGCCTATGCAAGTGGTCTTAATTCAAAGCAATATGTGCGACTCAAACAAAAAGTTCCTCATTGGAAATCCCCTGGGCGCGCAAATGTACA
This region includes:
- the LOC104442298 gene encoding dnaJ protein homolog; this encodes MFGRVPRKSDNTKYYEVLGVPKNASQDELKKAYRKSAIKNHPDKGGDPEKFKELAQAYEVLSDPEKRDMYDQYGEDALKEGMGGGSAGHDPFDIFESFFGGDSFFGGGFGGRFGGASSSRRRRQKQGEDVVQVLKVSLEDLYNGTMKKLSLSRNVLCPKCKGKGSKSGATSRCYGCQGKGMKVTTRHIGMGMIQQMQHVCSECEGTGEAISEKDRCRQCLGSKVSQEKKVFEAHVEKGMKDGQKVVFEGQADEAPDTITGDIVFVVQEKEHPKFKRKIDDLEVEHTLSLTEALCGFQFVLTHLDGRQLLIKSNPGEIIKPGQFKVINDEGMPQHQRPFMKGRLFIHFNIEFPDAGALSLDRCQALEKVLPPRQGRTLSNKEVDQCEETTLHDVNMEEESRRQHRHRQREAYVEDDDDDDDDEHSMPRVQCAQQ